In Candidatus Methanomethylicota archaeon, the following proteins share a genomic window:
- a CDS encoding DUF2283 domain-containing protein, translating to MKVNYDPEADILYIIIREGPIKDTVEVEDEILIEIAEDESIVGIEIWKASKNILEPIEKELSAKIRKSLETIAK from the coding sequence ATGAAGGTAAACTATGATCCAGAAGCAGACATACTTTACATAATAATCAGGGAGGGCCCCATAAAGGACACAGTAGAAGTGGAAGATGAGATACTTATTGAAATTGCAGAAGACGAAAGCATAGTGGGAATAGAGATATGGAAAGCCTCAAAAAACATTCTAGAACCAATTGAAAAAGAGCTTTCAGCAAAAATTAGAAAATCACTTGAAACAATCGCCAAATAA
- a CDS encoding PaREP1 family protein — translation MSVVIPRKIAEELERRSIDAEPLIVDFLVKLLNLDPQIAAESHLELALRYLEEGKKLIDEDPVQSSEKLYKAAEEAVKALTIYFNLKDILEDVEKSGRWSVGRLEKAVVKISERVGGQFRSWWDAAWALHVWGFHEAKFDSEDVRVRLPDTEKMILEARRIIEGK, via the coding sequence ATGAGCGTAGTTATCCCTAGGAAGATTGCTGAGGAGCTTGAGAGGAGAAGTATTGACGCGGAACCCCTCATTGTAGACTTTTTAGTTAAGCTATTAAACTTAGACCCTCAAATTGCTGCTGAATCTCACTTGGAACTTGCATTAAGATACTTGGAGGAGGGGAAGAAGCTCATTGACGAAGATCCTGTTCAGTCCAGTGAGAAGCTCTATAAGGCTGCGGAGGAAGCCGTTAAGGCTCTTACAATATACTTCAACTTAAAAGATATCCTTGAAGATGTTGAGAAGAGTGGTAGGTGGAGCGTTGGGAGGCTGGAGAAAGCTGTCGTGAAGATTTCTGAGAGAGTGGGAGGGCAGTTTAGGTCTTGGTGGGATGCAGCATGGGCATTACACGTCTGGGGCTTCCATGAAGCAAAGTTTGACTCAGAAGATGTAAGAGTGAGATTGCCAGATACTGAGAAAATGATTTTAGAGGCTCGGAGAATTATTGAGGGAAAGTGA
- a CDS encoding aspartyl protease: protein MGHTYVKAIFYNAVDYVQYLEGKLKLDEVKKAEVEALVDAGAAFPALPEEIITELGLPSLGEHPAETAEGAGKVELVANAIIKIEDRIAQSPVIKRPRGTTPLIGVVALEQMGYKVDPTTGRLIKGLPLML from the coding sequence ATGGGACATACTTATGTGAAGGCTATATTTTACAATGCCGTTGATTACGTTCAATACTTAGAGGGAAAGCTCAAACTTGATGAAGTTAAGAAGGCTGAAGTAGAAGCCCTAGTAGACGCTGGAGCAGCTTTTCCAGCCCTGCCCGAGGAAATAATCACCGAACTCGGATTGCCAAGCCTGGGTGAGCATCCAGCAGAAACCGCAGAGGGGGCAGGAAAAGTGGAGCTTGTAGCTAACGCTATAATAAAAATAGAGGACAGGATAGCCCAATCCCCCGTCATAAAAAGGCCTAGGGGCACAACACCGCTCATAGGAGTGGTGGCTCTAGAGCAGATGGGCTACAAGGTGGATCCAACAACAGGAAGACTGATAAAAGGGCTACCTCTGATGCTCTAA
- a CDS encoding GDP-mannose 4,6-dehydratase: MGSRGNREGAGRGREFVTSTIVRQCVALKFGELDKITIGNVNVFRDWSHVEDIVDGYILLAGRGKPGDVYVQGSMRTNSVLTYILLTLQELGYDVKEIETIKGEKKVKEPAEISGDNFFNTNFLKTKVDVLMLKGELEYTLEDEDIRIKTDKGNVTVVFDKSRFRPVDVPILMSDTGKIQELGFKVTKTLEDIIRDQVNYYLNPEKRE, encoded by the coding sequence TTGGGTTCTAGAGGTAATCGTGAGGGTGCTGGTAGAGGTCGTGAGTTTGTTACTTCAACGATTGTTAGGCAATGTGTTGCATTAAAATTCGGTGAGCTGGATAAGATAACTATTGGTAATGTTAATGTTTTTAGAGATTGGAGTCATGTTGAGGATATTGTTGATGGATATATTTTACTGGCTGGGAGGGGTAAGCCTGGAGATGTCTATGTTCAGGGTTCTATGAGAACTAACTCCGTCCTTACCTACATATTGTTAACGCTTCAAGAGTTAGGTTATGATGTAAAGGAGATTGAAACTATAAAGGGCGAGAAGAAAGTCAAAGAACCAGCTGAAATTTCTGGGGACAACTTTTTCAATACTAATTTTCTAAAGACAAAAGTTGATGTGCTAATGCTCAAAGGCGAATTAGAGTATACTTTAGAAGATGAGGACATAAGAATAAAAACAGATAAGGGTAACGTAACTGTTGTATTTGACAAAAGTAGGTTTAGGCCTGTTGATGTTCCAATACTTATGAGTGATACTGGGAAAATTCAGGAGTTGGGATTTAAAGTTACGAAGACTCTTGAAGATATCATTAGAGATCAAGTAAACTACTATTTGAATCCGGAAAAAAGAGAGTAG